One window of the Streptomyces sp. TS71-3 genome contains the following:
- a CDS encoding alpha/beta fold hydrolase yields MPHARAADGAALHYEVHGAGRPLVLLSGQANDLHWWDAVRDDFAAEFATVVLDYRGTGGSDRPDTDTYSTPGFARDVLAVLDHAGIERAHVYGTSMGGRVAQWIAADHPERVDRLVLGCTSPGAPHGVERGPDIRRALAQPDAAAARRVLLELMYTPDWLAVHQGPFHTLGDPTMPGHARGRHLRASARHDAWDALPRIVAPTLVVHGTDDTFNPAANAPLIAGRVPGARLHLVPGARHAYFEEFAKVATPPVLEFLTG; encoded by the coding sequence ATGCCTCACGCACGGGCGGCCGACGGCGCCGCACTCCACTACGAGGTGCACGGCGCCGGCCGGCCGCTGGTCCTGCTGAGCGGGCAGGCCAACGACCTGCACTGGTGGGACGCCGTCCGGGACGACTTCGCGGCCGAGTTCGCCACCGTCGTCCTGGACTACCGCGGCACCGGCGGCAGCGACCGGCCCGACACGGACACGTACAGCACCCCCGGGTTCGCACGCGACGTCCTGGCGGTCCTGGACCACGCCGGCATCGAGCGCGCCCACGTCTACGGGACCTCGATGGGCGGGCGGGTCGCGCAGTGGATCGCCGCGGACCACCCCGAACGCGTCGACCGGCTGGTGCTCGGCTGCACCTCGCCCGGTGCCCCGCACGGCGTGGAACGCGGCCCGGACATCCGCCGCGCCCTGGCCCAGCCCGACGCGGCCGCCGCCCGGCGCGTGCTGCTGGAGCTGATGTACACGCCGGACTGGCTCGCCGTCCACCAGGGGCCGTTCCACACCCTCGGCGACCCGACGATGCCCGGCCACGCCCGCGGCCGGCACCTGCGGGCCAGCGCCCGGCACGACGCCTGGGACGCCCTGCCGCGCATCGTCGCGCCCACCCTCGTGGTGCACGGCACGGACGACACGTTCAACCCCGCGGCCAACGCGCCCCTGATCGCGGGCCGCGTACCGGGTGCCCGGCTGCACCTCGTCCCCGGCGCGCGGCACGCCTACTTCGAGGAGTTCGCGAAGGTGGCCACGCCGCCCGTGCTGGAGTTCCTGACGGGGTAG